The Clostridioides sp. ES-S-0010-02 genome window below encodes:
- the argB gene encoding acetylglutamate kinase, with translation MIDIEKANTLIEALPYIEKHQGKTIVVKYGGSAMKKDGLKESVMEDLVLMSYVGINIVLVHGGGAEINKMLAKVDIESKFVNGLRYTDEETMEIVKMVLAGKVNKDLVNKIHTKGGRAVGLCGIDNNMILCDPYKNYELGFVGEIKKVNVELIESCLKSGYISVIATIGVGEDGETYNINGDTAASAIAKELNADKLILLTDVPGLLRDPDEEKSLITEVILDDVDKLFDEGIITGGMIPKIHGCVDALNNGVNRVHILDGRVPHSIITELFTDSGIGTLIRKENE, from the coding sequence ATGATTGATATAGAAAAAGCAAATACACTGATAGAAGCTTTACCATATATAGAAAAGCATCAAGGCAAAACTATTGTAGTTAAGTATGGTGGAAGTGCAATGAAAAAAGATGGTTTAAAAGAGTCTGTTATGGAAGACCTTGTACTTATGAGTTATGTTGGAATAAATATAGTTTTAGTACATGGTGGAGGAGCAGAAATCAATAAAATGCTTGCTAAAGTAGATATAGAAAGTAAATTTGTAAATGGGCTTAGATATACAGATGAAGAAACTATGGAAATTGTAAAAATGGTCTTAGCTGGAAAGGTAAATAAAGACTTAGTAAACAAGATACATACAAAAGGCGGAAGAGCAGTAGGGCTTTGTGGGATAGATAATAATATGATTTTATGTGACCCATATAAAAATTATGAACTAGGATTTGTTGGAGAAATAAAGAAAGTAAATGTTGAACTTATAGAATCTTGCTTGAAATCAGGCTATATTTCAGTAATTGCAACTATTGGAGTAGGAGAAGATGGTGAGACCTATAATATAAATGGAGATACAGCAGCATCAGCTATAGCTAAAGAATTAAATGCAGATAAGCTGATACTTCTTACTGATGTGCCAGGTCTTTTAAGAGATCCAGATGAAGAAAAGTCATTGATAACAGAAGTTATACTAGATGATGTTGATAAGCTATTTGATGAAGGTATAATTACTGGTGGCATGATACCTAAGATACATGGATGTGTAGACGCTTTGAATAATGGGGTAAATAGAGTTCATATTTTAGATGGAAGAGTTCCTCATTCTATAATAACAGAGTTATTTACTGATAGTGGAATAGGCACATTAATAAGAAAAGAAAATGAATAA
- a CDS encoding GNAT family N-acetyltransferase encodes MQIIDINSNNIDNEHVCCAITEKKGENCVSSKKYWMKSNFDKGLVFKRLDERGKVFIEYIPAENAWCPITADNYMYINCFWVSGKFKGQGYSNLLLQKCIDDAKSKGKYGLVVLSSEKKLPFLSDSKYLKYKGFYLADTSEPSYELLYFPFTDNAPIPCFKDCVKQSKSKENGIVLYYSNQCPYTAKYTPILKKIANARGVEVNLIKFETAKEAQNAPAPFTTYSLFFNGEFITNEILSEKKIEKFLDSKGF; translated from the coding sequence ATGCAGATTATAGATATAAATTCAAATAATATTGATAATGAACATGTATGTTGTGCAATTACTGAAAAAAAGGGAGAAAACTGTGTTTCTTCTAAAAAATATTGGATGAAAAGTAATTTTGACAAAGGTCTTGTATTTAAAAGATTAGATGAAAGAGGTAAAGTTTTTATAGAATATATACCAGCAGAAAATGCATGGTGTCCTATTACTGCAGATAATTATATGTATATTAATTGTTTCTGGGTATCTGGAAAATTTAAAGGACAAGGATACTCTAATTTATTACTACAAAAATGCATTGATGATGCAAAGTCAAAAGGAAAATATGGGTTAGTTGTACTTTCATCTGAAAAAAAGCTACCATTTTTATCTGATTCTAAGTATTTAAAATATAAAGGATTTTATCTGGCAGATACATCAGAACCAAGTTATGAGTTATTGTATTTTCCATTTACTGATAATGCACCTATTCCATGCTTTAAAGATTGTGTAAAACAAAGTAAATCAAAGGAGAATGGGATAGTTTTATATTACAGTAATCAGTGTCCATATACTGCAAAATATACTCCTATTTTAAAAAAAATTGCGAATGCTAGAGGTGTTGAAGTAAATCTTATAAAATTTGAAACAGCAAAAGAAGCACAAAATGCTCCTGCACCATTTACTACATATAGTCTTTTTTTCAATGGAGAATTTATAACTAATGAGATACTTTCTGAAAAAAAAATTGAAAAATTTTTAGATAGTAAAGGTTTTTAA
- a CDS encoding alpha/beta hydrolase, with product MEKKYFQIHGIPSILWGNPSNKLYIYIHGQCGYKEEAEIFANIAVNHGWQVLSIDLPKHGERKEENISFDPWNVVPELLAIMKYAKSNWNQIALYANSIGAWFSMLSFENENLEECVFVSPILDMQQLISNMMLWANVSEEQLKHELIIPTSFGHTLSWEYLQYVKKHPITKWNTTTRILYGKHDELTELSVVEKFTRHFNCNLTVIANGEHWFNTPEQLKVLNKWTNTLFE from the coding sequence ATGGAAAAGAAATATTTTCAAATTCATGGAATTCCTTCAATTCTTTGGGGAAATCCTTCAAACAAATTGTATATTTATATACACGGACAATGTGGTTATAAAGAAGAAGCCGAAATTTTTGCTAATATCGCTGTTAATCATGGATGGCAGGTTTTAAGCATTGATTTACCTAAACATGGAGAACGTAAAGAAGAAAACATTTCGTTTGACCCATGGAATGTTGTTCCAGAGTTATTAGCTATAATGAAATATGCAAAATCTAATTGGAATCAAATTGCATTATATGCAAATAGTATTGGTGCATGGTTTAGTATGTTAAGTTTTGAAAATGAGAATCTGGAAGAGTGTGTTTTTGTATCTCCAATTCTCGATATGCAACAACTTATTTCTAATATGATGCTTTGGGCAAATGTATCAGAAGAACAACTTAAACATGAACTAATTATTCCAACTTCATTTGGTCATACACTTTCATGGGAATATCTGCAATATGTCAAAAAACATCCTATTACTAAATGGAACACTACAACAAGAATACTATATGGTAAACATGACGAACTTACAGAACTAAGTGTGGTAGAGAAATTTACACGCCATTTTAATTGTAATTTAACAGTTATAGCAAACGGGGAGCATTGGTTTAATACACCAGAGCAATTAAAAGTATTAAATAAATGGACAAATACTTTATTTGAGTGA
- the argF gene encoding ornithine carbamoyltransferase, producing the protein MNNISLKGKSFLTLKDFTKEEIRYLLTLSSYLKTKKKVGIKGDLLQGKNIALLFEKTSTRTRCSFEVAAHDEGAHVTYLGPNDCHMGKKESVSDTAKVLGRFYDGIEFRGFKQETVESLAKYSGVPVWNGLTDEYHPTQILADFLTVIENVDKDLNKVKFVYVGDARNNMGNSLMIGCAKMGIHFVALAPKELWPNEKLVEDMKEIAKKSKGDILLTENIDDVKGADVIYTDVWVSMGEEEQYEARINQLKDYQVNMDMIKKTENENVIFLHCLPAFHDLETKVGQEIYEKFGLSELEVTDEVFNSKYSKVFEEAENRMHTIKAVMVSTMTDVNMNNNLI; encoded by the coding sequence ATGAATAATATAAGTTTAAAAGGAAAGAGTTTTTTAACATTAAAGGATTTTACAAAAGAGGAAATTAGATATTTATTAACTTTATCTAGTTATTTAAAAACTAAGAAGAAGGTTGGTATAAAAGGAGATTTATTGCAAGGTAAAAATATAGCATTATTGTTTGAGAAGACATCAACAAGAACTAGATGTTCGTTTGAGGTGGCTGCTCATGATGAAGGTGCTCATGTAACTTATCTAGGACCCAATGACTGCCATATGGGTAAAAAAGAATCTGTATCCGATACAGCAAAAGTTTTAGGAAGATTTTATGATGGTATAGAATTTAGAGGATTTAAACAGGAAACAGTTGAAAGTTTAGCAAAATACTCTGGAGTACCTGTTTGGAATGGCCTTACAGATGAATATCACCCAACTCAAATACTTGCAGATTTTCTAACAGTAATTGAAAATGTAGATAAAGATTTAAATAAAGTTAAATTTGTTTATGTTGGGGATGCTAGAAATAATATGGGTAACTCATTGATGATAGGATGTGCTAAAATGGGAATTCATTTTGTAGCGCTTGCTCCTAAAGAACTTTGGCCAAATGAAAAGTTAGTTGAAGATATGAAAGAAATAGCTAAAAAGTCTAAAGGAGATATATTGTTAACTGAAAATATTGATGATGTAAAGGGTGCTGATGTTATATATACAGATGTATGGGTTTCTATGGGAGAAGAAGAACAATATGAAGCGAGAATAAATCAACTTAAAGATTATCAAGTGAATATGGATATGATAAAGAAAACTGAAAATGAAAATGTTATATTTTTACATTGTCTTCCAGCTTTTCATGATTTAGAAACTAAAGTTGGTCAAGAAATTTATGAAAAGTTTGGATTATCAGAATTAGAGGTTACTGACGAGGTATTTAATTCCAAGTATTCAAAAGTATTTGAAGAGGCAGAAAATAGAATGCATACTATAAAGGCTGTTATGGTTTCTACTATGACTGATGTAAATATGAATAATAATTTAATATAA
- a CDS encoding GNAT family N-acetyltransferase: MILKTERLTLIPLSLRQLELWTSNNSELEKELECIYCAEPMTGFFYDIVKGQLNIAKKDEKNILFYTFWFIMLNENRTIIGLADFKDVPNSYGEIEIGYGLGEDYKKQGYMTEAIKKICSWGLSQPNVSSVIAETDAYNTDSQNVLLRCGFKLYRNSDTKWWKLTT; encoded by the coding sequence ATGATATTAAAAACAGAAAGATTAACTCTAATTCCACTATCACTTCGTCAACTTGAACTTTGGACTTCCAATAATTCAGAATTAGAAAAGGAATTAGAATGCATTTATTGTGCAGAACCAATGACTGGTTTTTTTTATGATATTGTAAAAGGACAATTAAATATTGCTAAAAAAGATGAAAAAAATATATTGTTTTATACATTTTGGTTTATTATGTTAAATGAAAACCGTACAATTATAGGATTAGCCGATTTTAAAGATGTGCCAAATTCTTATGGTGAAATTGAGATTGGTTATGGATTAGGTGAGGATTATAAAAAACAAGGATATATGACAGAAGCTATTAAAAAGATATGTAGCTGGGGATTAAGTCAACCAAATGTTTCTTCTGTGATAGCTGAAACTGATGCTTACAATACAGATTCACAAAATGTTTTATTAAGATGTGGTTTTAAGTTATATCGTAACTCGGATACAAAATGGTGGAAATTAACAACCTAG
- a CDS encoding DUF4878 domain-containing protein encodes MKKIILLLTTFLLAISLTACSSAKPEDTINNFFSSAKKFDFEGMNKAMENNDEKYKDILKELETEDPSTQYVLDYLKHNASKITYTIKDSEIKDNNAKIQVECKFVDSTPLLKEIVAEAFTKMLGMSFSGQDLTDEKTTEMLVSIMKEKQKSVEETFVTKTVEFECTKKDNKWIISSANDALADVLLSNLVTAGEEFSNSMS; translated from the coding sequence ATGAAAAAAATCATATTACTTTTAACAACTTTTTTATTAGCAATATCTTTGACAGCATGTTCAAGTGCAAAACCAGAAGATACAATCAATAATTTTTTTAGTAGTGCAAAGAAATTTGACTTTGAAGGTATGAACAAAGCTATGGAAAATAATGATGAAAAATATAAGGATATACTAAAAGAATTAGAAACAGAAGACCCAAGTACACAGTATGTTTTAGATTATCTAAAACATAATGCATCTAAAATAACATACACAATAAAAGACAGTGAGATTAAAGATAATAATGCAAAAATTCAAGTAGAGTGTAAGTTTGTAGATTCAACACCATTACTTAAAGAAATAGTGGCTGAAGCATTTACAAAGATGCTTGGCATGAGTTTTTCAGGTCAAGATTTAACAGATGAGAAAACAACTGAAATGTTAGTGTCAATTATGAAAGAAAAGCAAAAAAGTGTTGAAGAAACTTTTGTAACAAAAACTGTAGAGTTTGAATGTACTAAGAAAGATAATAAATGGATAATAAGTTCAGCTAATGATGCACTGGCTGATGTATTATTATCTAATCTTGTTACAGCAGGAGAGGAATTTTCTAACTCTATGAGTTAA
- the argJ gene encoding bifunctional glutamate N-acetyltransferase/amino-acid acetyltransferase ArgJ, translating into MEIIKGGVTVPEGFVASGIHCGLRKNKEKRDLALVYSDILCDAAAVVTQNKVKGNPVYVTQEHIKNGKAQAIIVNSANANTFNGKEGLINAYKMAKFTSEKLNIKEDDVLVASTGVIGKPLNIDLIEKNMDELVSNLSKQGHIGAREAIMTTDIIKKEIAVAIMYGDKKITIGGMAKGSGMIHPNMATTLGFITTDANIDSVLLKEALKSAVDKSFNRVSVDGDTSTNDMVMILANGKAKNERMDEKDEHYQVFLSALTYVCIELAKLVAKDGEGCTKLIECYINGALSEEHAVKLAKTVISSSLVKTAVFGADANWGRILCALGYAGEEIDMEKVDIIFESMKGYIEVCKQGNGLDFNEEKAKKILEDDEISILVDLNMGNARGNAWGCDLSYDYVRINGSYRN; encoded by the coding sequence ATGGAGATTATAAAAGGTGGAGTTACAGTTCCAGAAGGGTTTGTTGCTTCAGGAATTCACTGTGGCTTAAGAAAAAATAAAGAAAAGAGGGACTTAGCTTTAGTTTATTCAGATATTTTATGTGATGCAGCAGCAGTAGTTACTCAAAATAAAGTTAAAGGAAATCCAGTTTATGTAACACAGGAGCATATTAAAAATGGAAAAGCACAAGCGATTATAGTCAATAGTGCTAATGCTAACACATTTAATGGAAAAGAAGGTCTTATAAACGCATATAAAATGGCTAAATTTACTAGTGAAAAATTAAATATTAAAGAAGATGATGTTTTGGTTGCATCTACTGGTGTTATAGGAAAACCACTAAATATAGATTTAATAGAAAAAAATATGGATGAGTTAGTAAGTAATCTCAGTAAACAAGGTCATATTGGAGCAAGAGAAGCAATTATGACAACTGACATTATAAAGAAAGAAATAGCAGTAGCAATAATGTATGGAGATAAAAAAATAACTATTGGAGGTATGGCAAAAGGTTCAGGAATGATACATCCTAATATGGCAACAACATTGGGATTTATAACGACAGATGCAAATATCGATAGCGTTCTCTTAAAAGAAGCTCTAAAAAGTGCAGTTGATAAAAGTTTTAATAGAGTTAGTGTAGATGGAGATACAAGTACTAATGATATGGTAATGATTTTGGCAAATGGAAAAGCGAAAAATGAGAGAATGGATGAAAAAGATGAACATTATCAAGTATTTTTAAGTGCGCTTACATATGTTTGTATAGAACTTGCTAAACTTGTTGCTAAAGATGGAGAAGGATGTACAAAATTAATTGAATGCTATATAAATGGAGCACTAAGTGAAGAACATGCAGTAAAGTTAGCAAAAACAGTTATATCTTCTTCCTTGGTAAAGACAGCTGTATTTGGAGCTGATGCAAATTGGGGAAGAATATTGTGTGCTTTAGGATATGCGGGTGAAGAAATAGATATGGAAAAAGTAGATATTATTTTTGAAAGCATGAAAGGATATATAGAAGTATGTAAACAGGGAAATGGGTTGGATTTTAATGAAGAAAAAGCGAAAAAAATTCTTGAAGATGATGAAATAAGTATATTAGTAGATTTGAACATGGGAAATGCTAGAGGAAATGCATGGGGATGTGATTTAAGTTATGATTATGTAAGAATAAATGGAAGTTATAGAAACTAG
- a CDS encoding helix-turn-helix transcriptional regulator: protein MAIIVNLDVMMAKRKISLKDLAEKIDITNANLSILKTGKAKAIRFTTLNEICKALDCQPGDILEYVEDD from the coding sequence ATGGCAATTATAGTTAATCTAGATGTAATGATGGCAAAAAGAAAAATATCACTTAAAGATTTGGCTGAAAAAATAGATATTACAAATGCTAATTTATCAATTTTAAAGACTGGCAAAGCAAAAGCTATTAGATTCACCACTCTAAATGAAATTTGTAAAGCTTTAGACTGCCAACCAGGTGATATACTTGAATATGTAGAAGATGATTAA
- a CDS encoding aspartate aminotransferase family protein, with translation MNNNNIVSKWEEYFINTYSQPDFIIDYGEGSCFFDTKGNKYIDFTSGYGVSSLGYSNNNLKTALKEQVDKLLHTSNLYFNGPVLSVGEKIINISGLDKVYFCNSGTEANETAFKIARKYSSDKYGEGRGTIISLKDSFHGRTMMSLMATGMDKYHKYFYPLPEGFKYVEKNDIEDFKNNIDSTVCAVILEAVQGEGGVNVLEKDYILELVKICKEKDIAVIFDEVQCGIARTGKLFGYEYFDVKPDIVTIAKGLGAGIPIGGVLVNEKFSKVLGKGDQGTTFGGNLLAMVATSVVLDEISKEGFYEDVLEKGDYIRKSIENFNSTIVVKTKGMGLMIGIETTIESSTIEEKARKKGLLILTAGKNVLRFLPPLTISYKEINEALEILKDILLEDN, from the coding sequence ATAAATAACAATAATATAGTTTCAAAATGGGAGGAATATTTCATAAATACATATAGCCAACCTGATTTTATTATAGATTATGGCGAAGGTAGTTGCTTTTTTGATACTAAAGGCAATAAATATATAGATTTTACAAGCGGATACGGAGTGTCTTCTCTTGGATATAGTAATAATAATTTAAAAACTGCTTTAAAGGAGCAAGTGGATAAATTATTACATACATCAAACTTATATTTCAATGGTCCAGTATTGTCTGTAGGAGAAAAAATAATTAATATAAGTGGATTGGATAAAGTATATTTTTGTAACTCTGGAACAGAAGCAAATGAAACTGCTTTTAAAATAGCAAGAAAGTACAGTAGTGATAAATATGGTGAAGGAAGAGGGACAATCATAAGTTTAAAGGATTCTTTTCATGGTAGAACAATGATGTCTTTGATGGCAACTGGTATGGATAAGTACCATAAATATTTTTATCCACTTCCCGAAGGATTTAAATATGTAGAAAAAAACGATATTGAAGATTTTAAAAATAATATTGATTCAACTGTTTGTGCAGTAATTCTTGAAGCAGTTCAAGGTGAAGGTGGAGTTAATGTTCTTGAAAAAGATTATATTTTAGAACTTGTAAAAATATGTAAAGAAAAAGACATAGCAGTAATATTTGATGAAGTTCAATGTGGCATAGCAAGAACGGGGAAACTTTTTGGATATGAATATTTTGATGTAAAACCAGATATTGTTACAATTGCAAAAGGTTTAGGCGCAGGGATACCAATAGGAGGAGTATTAGTAAATGAAAAATTTTCAAAAGTTTTAGGAAAAGGAGACCAAGGTACAACATTTGGAGGGAATTTATTAGCTATGGTGGCAACTTCTGTTGTGTTAGATGAAATATCTAAAGAAGGATTTTATGAAGATGTGTTAGAAAAAGGAGATTATATAAGAAAATCTATTGAAAATTTTAATAGTACAATCGTAGTAAAGACAAAAGGTATGGGCTTGATGATAGGAATCGAAACTACTATTGAATCTAGCACTATAGAAGAAAAAGCTAGAAAAAAAGGATTACTTATTTTGACTGCTGGAAAGAATGTACTTAGATTTTTACCACCTTTAACTATTAGCTACAAGGAGATAAATGAAGCTCTTGAAATTTTAAAAGATATATTACTAGAAGATAATTAA
- a CDS encoding GNAT family N-acetyltransferase: protein MCEKYLIRELKEPDIRSALNLIWNVFEEFESPDYCAEGIKSFHEFIEYNSIIEKVKEKSIFFWGCFDCEKLIGVLAIRDLNHICMLFVDKNYHKCGVAKKLMAIGVKYCTENRDDLTEVTVNSSPYAVEVYHKLGFKNTNAEQIVNGIRFTPMKLSISN, encoded by the coding sequence ATGTGTGAAAAGTACCTAATAAGAGAATTAAAAGAACCTGATATTAGAAGTGCATTGAATTTAATTTGGAATGTATTTGAAGAATTTGAGTCTCCAGATTATTGTGCTGAAGGAATTAAGTCATTCCATGAATTTATAGAATATAACTCTATTATTGAAAAAGTCAAAGAAAAATCTATTTTCTTTTGGGGCTGTTTTGATTGTGAAAAGTTAATTGGGGTTTTAGCTATCAGAGACCTAAATCATATATGTATGTTATTTGTAGATAAAAATTATCACAAATGTGGTGTTGCAAAAAAATTAATGGCTATAGGTGTAAAGTATTGTACTGAAAACAGAGATGATTTAACTGAAGTAACTGTAAATTCATCCCCTTATGCTGTTGAAGTTTACCATAAATTAGGATTTAAAAATACTAATGCTGAACAGATTGTCAATGGTATACGTTTTACTCCAATGAAACTATCAATATCAAATTAA
- a CDS encoding DUF2975 domain-containing protein gives MSTKFFRNILTVFLYIMLVSMAATGIIFLCMIPISLYNFSFEKLIITIVRIVYFSDYYIVILFLTFIINSTKYSPFILENVKRFKIMGYCLLINTIIECINGYSVNAGPIKIFGTDNGGISPLMVISFIFSLMCFVIAETFNKAIKIKEDNDLTI, from the coding sequence ATGAGTACAAAATTTTTTAGAAATATTCTAACAGTGTTTTTGTACATTATGTTAGTAAGTATGGCTGCAACAGGTATAATATTCTTATGTATGATACCCATATCTTTGTATAATTTTAGCTTTGAAAAATTGATTATTACAATTGTTAGAATTGTTTATTTTTCTGACTATTATATAGTTATTTTATTCCTAACTTTTATAATTAATAGCACTAAATACTCACCTTTTATACTTGAAAATGTTAAGAGATTTAAAATAATGGGATATTGCTTATTGATAAATACTATAATTGAATGTATCAATGGTTATAGTGTAAATGCTGGTCCTATAAAAATATTTGGAACTGATAATGGAGGAATTTCACCACTTATGGTCATCTCTTTTATCTTTTCACTAATGTGTTTTGTAATTGCTGAAACATTTAATAAAGCTATAAAAATAAAAGAAGATAACGATTTAACGATATAG
- a CDS encoding TetR/AcrR family transcriptional regulator, translating into MRVSRDIVIQVASDIADKDGLNKLSLKVVAEKLSIRTPSLYNHIESLDDLLREVAHNGMRKMNKQMEKVAIGDSGDTAIKSVSIAYFNFIIAHPGVYETIQWAIWHGNKETSEIFEEYKSLLEKLILSCNLRTKNIDEVLNLLMSVIHGYSTLQLGKALLDSEEAIKSLSDTVDTVLLGIHKKYD; encoded by the coding sequence ATGCGTGTTAGTAGAGATATAGTAATACAGGTAGCATCTGATATAGCTGATAAAGATGGGCTTAACAAGCTTTCTTTAAAAGTTGTTGCAGAAAAACTAAGTATACGTACACCTTCTTTATATAATCATATAGAAAGCTTAGATGATTTGTTGAGAGAGGTTGCTCATAATGGTATGAGGAAAATGAATAAACAGATGGAGAAAGTTGCTATTGGTGATTCTGGAGATACAGCTATAAAGTCTGTAAGTATTGCATATTTTAATTTTATAATTGCTCATCCTGGGGTTTATGAAACAATTCAATGGGCTATTTGGCATGGGAACAAAGAAACATCAGAGATATTTGAAGAATATAAATCGCTATTAGAAAAACTTATTCTTTCTTGTAATTTAAGAACAAAGAATATAGATGAAGTATTAAATTTGTTGATGAGTGTGATTCATGGATATTCAACTTTGCAACTTGGAAAAGCTCTTTTAGATTCAGAAGAAGCCATAAAAAGTCTATCTGACACTGTTGATACTGTACTATTAGGTATTCATAAAAAGTATGACTAA
- a CDS encoding N-acetyl-gamma-glutamyl-phosphate reductase — protein MSKIKAGIIGATGYVGVELLRLLINHEGVEVTAIGSNSYIGKNIVDIYPSIGYENSMTCIENEKVIDMCDVVFTALPHGVSEKFAIKAIESKKKVIDLGADFRIKDEKIYSKWYGVSFIDTILHKKAVYGLSEIYQEDIKSADIVANPGCYPTSISLPLMPLLSSKLIKNNNIIIDSKSGLTGAGRELSTSSHFTEVNENITAYKIGKHRHTPEIEQNLSEAYKEDVDVVFTPNLIPVNRGILSTIYCIKEDNVSIGDIHKKLTDYYEYKKFVEILPLDKITSLKNVVYSNKCVISVHENKDTLIICSTIDNMIKGAAGQAVQNMNIMFGIEETTGLKHIAPAF, from the coding sequence ATGAGCAAAATAAAAGCTGGAATTATTGGAGCAACTGGATATGTTGGTGTAGAATTACTAAGATTACTAATAAATCATGAAGGAGTAGAAGTTACAGCTATAGGTTCAAATTCATACATTGGCAAAAACATAGTTGATATATACCCAAGTATAGGTTATGAAAACAGTATGACATGTATAGAAAACGAAAAAGTAATTGATATGTGTGATGTTGTATTTACTGCTCTTCCACATGGTGTAAGTGAAAAGTTTGCAATAAAAGCAATTGAATCTAAAAAGAAAGTCATAGATTTAGGTGCTGATTTCAGAATAAAAGATGAAAAAATATATAGTAAATGGTATGGAGTATCTTTTATAGATACAATTTTGCACAAAAAAGCTGTATATGGATTAAGTGAGATATATCAAGAAGATATAAAAAGTGCTGATATAGTTGCAAATCCAGGATGTTATCCTACTAGTATTTCTTTACCATTGATGCCATTATTAAGTTCTAAATTAATAAAAAATAATAATATAATAATTGATTCTAAATCAGGTCTTACAGGAGCTGGTAGAGAGTTATCAACAAGTAGTCATTTTACAGAAGTTAATGAGAATATAACTGCATATAAAATAGGAAAACATAGACATACTCCAGAAATAGAACAAAATCTAAGTGAAGCGTATAAAGAAGATGTAGATGTAGTTTTTACACCAAATCTAATTCCAGTAAATAGAGGGATACTATCAACTATATACTGCATAAAAGAAGATAATGTATCTATAGGTGATATACATAAAAAATTAACTGATTATTATGAATATAAAAAATTTGTAGAAATACTCCCATTAGATAAGATAACCTCTTTAAAAAATGTTGTATATTCAAATAAATGTGTAATATCAGTACATGAAAATAAAGATACATTAATAATCTGTTCAACTATAGACAACATGATTAAAGGGGCAGCAGGGCAAGCCGTACAAAATATGAATATAATGTTTGGAATTGAGGAGACTACAGGCTTAAAGCATATTGCACCAGCATTTTAG